AGGCCGCTGCTGCCGTCGGTCAGATGGGGCTGGCCCAGATGTACGAGACCAAGCTGCGCGGCGAAGGCGTGCCCAGTGCCCAGGTGCTGCTGACCCATGCGGATCTGGCTGATCGCGAGCGCTATCTGAACGCCCGCACCACGCTGCTGACGCTGCTGCAGCTGGGCGTGGTGCCCGTCATCAACGAGAACGACACGGTGGTGATCGATGAGATCCGCTTCGGCGACAACGACACCCTGGGCGCGCTGGTGGCCAATCTGGTCGAGGCCGATGCCCTGGTCATACTGACCGATCAGCGCGGCCTCTATAGCGCCGATCCGCGCAAGAATCCCGATGCCAGGTTCATCGACGTGGCCGAAGCCGGCAACCCCGAGCTGGAAGCGATGGCCGGCGGAGCGGGCCTGTCCATTGGTACGGGCGGCATGATCACCAAGATTTTGGCGGCCAAGCGTGCGGCGGGCTCCGGTGCTTCCACCGTGATCGCCTGGGGGCGTGAGAAAGACGTGCTGCTGCGCCTGACGCGTGGCGAGTCCATAGGCACGCTGCTGGTTGCCAACACGCATAAGATGCAGGCGCGCAAGCAGTGGATTGCCGACCATCTGCAGCTGCGCGGCTCGGTGACCGTGGATGCGGGTGCCGTCTCCAAGCTGCGTGATGAAGGCAAGAGCCTGCTGCCCATCGGCATGATCGCCGTGGAGGGCGACTTTTCGCGCGGCGAAGTGATTGCCGTGCGTGATGAGGACGGCGTCGAGATCGCCCGTGGCTTGGCCAGCTATGCCAGCGCCGAAGCGCGGCTGCTGTGCCGCAAGAGCTCCTCGGAGATTGAATCACTGTTGGGCTACTCGGCAGGTCCCGAAATGATGCACCGCGACAATATGGTGGTGGCAGGGCACTGAGCACCAGCCGTCACCAAAAAAGCCGTAATGCTGTGAGGCATTACGGCTTTTTTCATTGCAGAGGCTTGTGATCGGGCGGATTGTCTATGCCGGTCTGCGGGTCCGGGTCAAAACTGGCGCCGGGCGGCAGCTCTATGCCGGGGTTGATGCGAAAGCTCCCTGTGCGGGCAGGGTACATGACCTGATGGTGCTGCCCCGGATGGGGAGTGCCGCCGGTGGCCTGGCCTGCCTCCTGATCGCGCGGCCGCATGCCGCTGCGCAGATAGCGGTTGCGCTGCTGCTCGCCGCGCGGCAGAAAGCGCGCCAGCTCGGTCAGCGCCATTTCATAGACGCCGCGTTTGAATTCGACCACCACATCCAGAGGAACCCAGTAGTCATTCCAGCGCCAGGCATCGAACTCAGGGTGGTCGGTGGCACGCAGGTTCAAGTCCCAGTCATGCCCGACCAGTTGAAGCAAAAACCATATCTGCTTCTGGCCTTTGTAATGCCCGCGCGCGTCGCGGCGGATGTACCTGTCTGGCACCTCGTAGCGCAACCAGTCCCTGGTGCGGGCAACCACGCGAACGTGATTGGGCTTCAGCCCCACTTCCTCGTGCAGCTCGCGGAACATGGCTTGCTCGGGTGTCTCACCCCGATCAATGCCACCTTGCGGAAACTGCCAGCTGTGGGTGCGAATGCGTTTTCCCCAGAACACCTGGTTTCTTTGGTTGAGCAGGATGATGCCGACGTTCGGGCGAAATCCGTCCCGGTCAAGCATAATCAAACCCCAAATTTTTGAATTGTGTTCATTATGCATGGCCCCTTGTGATCGACAAGCGGGCCATGCCTATTTCCACTGAATTGCCAGTTCCATGAAAGCCTCCCAATTTCTCATCTCCACCCTGAAAGAAGCTCCGGCCGACGCCGAAGTGGTCAGCCACAAGCTCATGATGCGGGCTGGCATGATCAAAAAGCTGGGTGCTGGCATTTACAACTACATGCCC
This region of Comamonas thiooxydans genomic DNA includes:
- the proB gene encoding glutamate 5-kinase; its protein translation is MSSNVLRDARRIVVKVGSSLVTNEGRGLDEAAIEEWSRQLAALVNGEDGVKREVIMVSSGAIAEGMKRLGWATRPTEVHELQAAAAVGQMGLAQMYETKLRGEGVPSAQVLLTHADLADRERYLNARTTLLTLLQLGVVPVINENDTVVIDEIRFGDNDTLGALVANLVEADALVILTDQRGLYSADPRKNPDARFIDVAEAGNPELEAMAGGAGLSIGTGGMITKILAAKRAAGSGASTVIAWGREKDVLLRLTRGESIGTLLVANTHKMQARKQWIADHLQLRGSVTVDAGAVSKLRDEGKSLLPIGMIAVEGDFSRGEVIAVRDEDGVEIARGLASYASAEARLLCRKSSSEIESLLGYSAGPEMMHRDNMVVAGH
- a CDS encoding RNA pyrophosphohydrolase, whose protein sequence is MLDRDGFRPNVGIILLNQRNQVFWGKRIRTHSWQFPQGGIDRGETPEQAMFRELHEEVGLKPNHVRVVARTRDWLRYEVPDRYIRRDARGHYKGQKQIWFLLQLVGHDWDLNLRATDHPEFDAWRWNDYWVPLDVVVEFKRGVYEMALTELARFLPRGEQQRNRYLRSGMRPRDQEAGQATGGTPHPGQHHQVMYPARTGSFRINPGIELPPGASFDPDPQTGIDNPPDHKPLQ